The sequence ATTTAAATTTCTACATCAAAATGGCTCTTGGCAAATATTAGAAGCAATTTGCAAAAATTTTATTCCCCAGTCAGGAATCGCTAGGGTAGTTGTCAACTGCCGAGACATTACGGAACGGAAGCGGGTAGAAGAAGTTCGCATTGCTTTGGAAAAAGAAAAAGAACTAAACGAAGGGAAATTTTACTTCGTTTCAATGATGGCTCATGAGTTTCGCAATCCCCTCAACACAATTCTCATGTCTGCCGAACTCCTTGAACATTACAACTATAAGGCGACTGAAGAGCAAAAAAATTCATACTTCGATCGCATTCGCTTGGCTGCCAAACACATGACACAGTTATTAGAGGATGTTTTGACAATTAGTCGAGCAGAAATTGGGGAATTAGAGATTAATGCAGAGCCTTTTGAGTTAAGACAATTTTGCCACGATTTGATGGAGGAAATTCAGTTTACGACTGGAAAGGAACACACGCTCATCTTTGTCAGTAAATGTAAATGTAGCCAGGTATGCATGGATCAAAAACTTCTATGGCATATTCTGACAAATTTGGTCTCGAATGCAATTAAGTATTCACCGCAAGGGGGTACTGTCCAGCTTGAACTTTCTTGTCAAAATGGGCAGGCAACGATTCAAATTAAAGATGAAGGAATTGGCATTCCTCCAACCGACCAAGAACGACTGTTTGAAGTGTTTCATCGAGCCAAAAATGTTGGCAAGATTCCCGGTACAGGGCTGGGATTATCAATTGTCAAAAAATTCGTGGATTTGCACGGCGGTCAGATTTCCGTCAGTAGTGAAGTTGGGGTAGGCACTACTTTTACTGTGCTGCTGCCATTGAACAGTCAGATGTCAACCGAGGAGTTAGACAATTCGACTGCGTATTTTGCCAATTAAACTGTCATTTATCGCAGTTCTCAACTACCGAGCTTCACAGTAGAGTCTCACCCTCGTGAAGATTGCTGGTTGCTTGGGCTAAAGCGCGATCGCTTGTATTTGTCCCTTTGGTATAGTACACTTGTACCAAGTTAAATTTAATACATCTTCAGACCGCGCCAAAATCGATACAAGCGCAAGGGAGTCAGAAATAATGGCTTGGAATCCTGGGCAGAAGTTGCAAAACGGCAAGTACACCATTGAAAAAGTGCTAGGGCAGGGTGGTTTTGGAATCGCCTATTTGGTTAAAAACAAAAAAGGCAATTTGCTTGTCATCAAAACCCTCAACCAGTTTCTGCAACGCCAACACGACTTCGGAAAATTTCAGCAGGATTTCCTGAATGAAGCGGTGCGGTTAGCCAAATTCAATCATCCTCATATCGTGAAAATTGATGAGGTCATTCAAGAGGATGGGCTGTGGTGCATTGTGATGGAATATATTGCTGGAGAAAGTCTAGCCCATCGAGTTTGGCAGAAAGGGGCAATGCCCGAAACGGAGGCATTCCGCTATATTCAGCAGATAGGTGACGCCCTGACGCTGGTTCACAACAATGGTTTACTGCATCGGGATGTTAAGCCACTCAACATCATGCTGCGCTCTTGTAAAAATGCTGATGTTGTCACTTCTGAGATGGAGGGCGTCTTTGAAGCGGTGTTAGTTGACTTTGGCATTGCCCGCGAGTTTACCCCAGATATCACCCAAACGCAGACAGAATTTTGCTCTAGCGGCTTTGCACCGATTGAGCAGTATGACTGGCGCTCAAAACGTGGCGCTTACACGGATGTTTATTCTTTAGCCGCGACGCTTTATACCTTATTAACTGCCCAAGTACCTACGCCTTCACCGATGAGAGCGTATGGGATGGAACTCACACCACCCAAACAGATTAATTCGCTCCTCGGCGATCGCGCAAATTACGCGATTGTTAAAGGGATGGCTTTAAAACCCGAAGATCGCCCTCAGTCAGTGCAGGAATGGCTGGCATTGTTGGGAATCCCAGCCAGAAATGCTAATGCTAGTCCTCTTGTCCAATTGCAGGAGCGATTGCGTGAAGCCCAAGAAAATAAGTTAAAAGATAGCGATGAGTGGCGAGAGCGATTCCGGAAGGCGCAAGCAGACAGGTTAAAAGATCATCATAATTGGCGCGATCGCTTGCGGAAAGCTTGTCAAAAGTGATGAGCCACGGATAGCTCTGATAGCGGAATCTTGAAATTGTCAGGAGCGGGATGCGATCGCATACTGATCCTCATTGCAACCAGATAGACTCTTCCGTCGTTTTTGGACGCTGACGCCTGGAAAAACGATAATTTAGATCAGCGCATCCTCTAGACCATTGGGAACCTAGAGCGATCATTTTGGCGTCAGATCCAGGTAAGACTGAGAAGGTAAGGCTGCCAATTTTTGTTCTTTGACCCTATTGTGGGATGAAAGAGCGGCTTTTTATGAGTAAATACCTAATGCAAAAAAAAATCTAAGGACATGGTGAAACGGTCTCACCGAATGATATTGATGAGTGGCTTGATTTTTGCTGGTTTAGTGTTTGCCAAACCAGCACAGGCATTAGTTTTTCCTCAGGGCTTGCCGAAACCACTGGTAGTACCAGCCAACCTTTTTCTCAGCGCTCAGCCTTATTTACCTTCACGAAGTTTAGAACAAATACCACCCGAATTGCTTCCGGAGCCGACTCTAGAGGATTTTACTGCCGATCTTTGTCAGGATCTTCCTCTCGGTGTTGGTATTCCCGGCTTTCAACCAGGGGTACATAAGAACGTTGTCCAAGGAATCCTCGGTAGTCCCACCGTAACGACGAGAGGCTACTGGCCGAATACTCGTGCAATATCCTATCAATTAATACCCGATCAGGTGAGCCTAGGTTTTTTATTTGATAAAACGTCTGGACGCATCCGTCAAACCGAAGCATCTTTTGCCCAATGGGTGAATACCGAGATAATGCTGGTGACACTGGATAGTATGTTGGGTTGCAAGCTCAACGACACCATCAAGCAGGGTTTGCAACAGGTGCAGCAGCGTCAGGCTCCCAAATTCTTTTTTTCGCTAGAGTCTCTTCGGGGAGTGATTGAGCGAGATAGACGCGATCGCGTTTATATTGGCATTTGGGAGGCAGGCTTACACTAAAGATGAGTCGTTGAGAATTCGTAATGGGTCATGCGTCATTCGTTCAGTAGCTAAAAACCAAGAACTAAAAACGATTGCTCGTTACCCATTACCCATTACCCAAAATTTACATGATTCTTTCACAACGCTTTATCGATGCCCTCACCTTTGCCACCACCTTGCACGCGAACCAAATTCGCAAGGGTTCGGGTGTTCCCTATATTTCCCATTTACTCGGCGTCACCAGTATTGCTTTAGAGCATGGGGCGAATGAAGATGAAGCGATCGCTGCCCTACTCCATGATGCCATCGAAGACCAAGGCGGTGCCGCGACACGAGAAGAAATTCGCCGTCGGTTTGGAGATACGGTGACGGAAATTGTCAACGGTTGTACCGATGCTGACACAACACCTAAAC comes from Coleofasciculus sp. FACHB-1120 and encodes:
- a CDS encoding ATP-binding protein translates to MNQPLRVLIVEDLEDDAELLLNALECGGYEPVYERVDTAVAMNAALDKQHWDIVIADYSMPNFSAPAALTLLKDKGLDLPFIIVSGNIGEDVAVAMMKAGASDYLMKGKLARLIPAVERELREAVERRKRREAEQALRENEENFRLLIENALDIIAVLDTDGTVYYNSPSVEKVLGYKSEELISKNFYNFIHPEDVAEVINTLNQAVKKPDITLSIEFKFLHQNGSWQILEAICKNFIPQSGIARVVVNCRDITERKRVEEVRIALEKEKELNEGKFYFVSMMAHEFRNPLNTILMSAELLEHYNYKATEEQKNSYFDRIRLAAKHMTQLLEDVLTISRAEIGELEINAEPFELRQFCHDLMEEIQFTTGKEHTLIFVSKCKCSQVCMDQKLLWHILTNLVSNAIKYSPQGGTVQLELSCQNGQATIQIKDEGIGIPPTDQERLFEVFHRAKNVGKIPGTGLGLSIVKKFVDLHGGQISVSSEVGVGTTFTVLLPLNSQMSTEELDNSTAYFAN
- a CDS encoding serine/threonine-protein kinase, with translation MAWNPGQKLQNGKYTIEKVLGQGGFGIAYLVKNKKGNLLVIKTLNQFLQRQHDFGKFQQDFLNEAVRLAKFNHPHIVKIDEVIQEDGLWCIVMEYIAGESLAHRVWQKGAMPETEAFRYIQQIGDALTLVHNNGLLHRDVKPLNIMLRSCKNADVVTSEMEGVFEAVLVDFGIAREFTPDITQTQTEFCSSGFAPIEQYDWRSKRGAYTDVYSLAATLYTLLTAQVPTPSPMRAYGMELTPPKQINSLLGDRANYAIVKGMALKPEDRPQSVQEWLALLGIPARNANASPLVQLQERLREAQENKLKDSDEWRERFRKAQADRLKDHHNWRDRLRKACQK